In the Enterococcus rotai genome, ACATTTACCAGCACTTGCACAAGTAAAAGAAGTCGAAATGGTTGCTTTTTGTGACCTAATCAGTGAACGAGCAGAAGAAGCAAAAATGCACTATGGGGCATTAACAGCGAAGACATTTATCAATTACCAAGAAATGCTTGAAGAAATGGACTTGGATGTGGTTCATGTTTGTACACCAAACAGCACGCATGCCGAACTATCAATCGCAGCAATGGAAGCGGATTGTCATGTGATGTGCGAAAAACCAATGGCAAAAACGTCTGCTGAAGCGCGTAGTATGATCGAAGCCGCAAGTGAAACAGGAAAAAAATTAACAATCGGTTATCAAAATCGTTTTAGAAAAGATGCAACGTATCTACATGAAATTTGTGATGAAGGCGAGTTAGGGGATATTTACTTTGCGAAAGCCCATGCCATTCGCCGTCGTGCAGTGCCAACTTGGGGTGTTTTCCTTGATGAAGAAGCCCAAGGTGGCGGACCGTTGATCGATATCGGGACTCATGCGCTGGATCTGACGCTATGGATGATGGACAATTACAAACCAAAATATGTGGTAGGAAAAGCTTATCATAAATTGTCTGAAACAGAAAATGCAGCCAATGCTTGGGGCTCTTGGGACCCTGAAAAATTCACTGTTGAAGATTCAGCATTTGGCTTTATCATGATGGAAAATGGCGCGACAATCTTTTTAGAATCGAGCTGGGCGCTAAATAGTTTAGACGTAAAAGAAGCCAAAACCACTCTTCACGGTACGAAGGGCGGAGCTGATATGAATGACGGATTGACGATCAATGGCGAAGATCATAGTACACTTTTTGAAAAGAAAATCGAATTAGAACCAGGCGGTGTTGATTTTTATGATGGAGCCGGCGACAAGCCGGAAGTGTTAGAAGCACAATCATGGATCGATGCAATCATCAATGATACAGAACCTGTTGTTAAACCTGAGCAAGCTTTAGTTGTGACAGAAATTCTTGAAGCAATTTACAAAGCATCCGAAACGAATCAACCTGTATTTTTCAATTAACTCAAGATTATCTAGCTTCATGAGCTAGCATCTCGTAAAAAAGATAAAATATGAATGTGACAAAAAACATCACAGTCATATTTTCCTATTTTTCGTCGATGCTAAACGGCTCATTCAGCTTCTAAATTAGGGGGAAAAAACGATGATCCAAGTCACAGTCTGGAATGAATTCCGTCATGAAAAAACAGATGAAGCTGTAAAAAAGGTTTACCCAGATGGCATTCATCAACAAATCGCACAATTTTTAAAGGAAGATGATTTTTCTGTGCGAACAGCTACCTTAGATGAACCAGAGCATGGCTTAACAGAAGAAGTTCTAGCAAATACCGATGTCTTGATTTGGTGGGGACATGTTGCCCACCAAGAAGTTTCTGACGAGATTGTGCAACGCGTCTATCAATGTGTGTTGGAAGGGATGGGCTTAGTCGTCCTTCATTCAGGTCATATGTCAAAAATTTTCATGAAACTAATGGGCACATCATGCGATTTAAAATGGCGAGAAGCACAAGAACATTGCCGCATCTGGACTGTAGCGCCAAGCCACCCCATTGTTGAAGGAATCGGTGAGTATATAGAGCTTGAAAAAGAAGAAATGTACGGTGAACATTTTGATATCCCAACACCAGATGACTTGATTTTTATCAGTTGGTATCCAGGCGGAGAAGTCTTTCGCAGTGGTTGTACCTACCATCGTGGTAACGGAAAGATCTTTTATTTTCAGCCAGGTCATGAAACGTATCCTTCTTATTATAATAAAGAAATCCAAAAAGTAATCAAAAACGGTATCCGCTGGTGTCAACCAACGCAAAATGCTTATCCAAATTACGGGCACCATGAACCTTTAGAATCTATTACAAACAAGAAAGGAAATGAACAATGAAATTAGGTGTATTTACTCCATTATTCAATAATTTAAGCTTTGAAGAAATGATCGATACAGTCTCAAAAGCAGGACTAGAAGCAGTTGAAATCGGCACAGGCGGCTCGCCAGGAAATGCTCATTTAGATATCGATCAATTATTAGCAAGTTCAGAGGCTAGAAAAGAGTATTTAGCGAAACTTGCTGACAAAGGCTTAACGATCAGTGCATTAAGCTGTCATAATAATCCTATTTCTCCACTAAAAGAAACGGCCCAAGAAGCAGATCAACTATTGCAAAAAACGATCAAACTAGCTTCTTTAATGAACGTATCAGTCGTCAATGGCTTTTCTGGTGTCTCAGGAGGAAATGCTACCGATACCCAAGTCAATTGGCCCGTGTTACCTTGGCCAACAGAATACGATGATAACTACAATTACCAATGGGAAAAGAAATTGATCCCTTACTGGAAAAATATCAATACCATCGCAGAAGATGCTGGAGTGAAAATCGGCATCGAATTGCATGGCGGTTTCTTATGTCATACACCTTATACGATGTTAAAACTCCGTGAAGCCACAGGCAAAGCAATCGGCTGTAATTTAGATCCAAGTCATTTATGGTGGCAAGGCATCGATCCAGTAGCTGCAGTAAAAATTTTAGGAGAAGCGGGTGCAATTCATCATTTCCACGCGAAAGATACGTATTTAGATCAAGACAACATCAATATGCATGGACTAACGGATATGCAGCCATATGGGAATGTCAAAACCCGTGCGTGGACGTTCCGCTCAGTTGGATGCGGTCATGATTTAAAAGTTTGGTCAGACATTATTAGCGCACTTAGAATTTATGGATACGATTATGTTTTAAGTATTGAACATGAAGACCCGATCATGTCAACAGAAGAAGGCTTAAACAGAGCGATTACTAATTTGAAAAGTATTATGATTAAAGAACAACCTGCGGAAATGTGGTGGGTATAATTAAGGAAACAACGCTCCATATAGTAGCCTTGTACTGTTCAACATCGACTCACTGTGTTCCTCGTGGTTCACAGCAAAGCTGAACGAAGCGTTTAGCTCTCAAGAAACCAAGTAGGTACTGAGCAACATCAGTTCATTGCATTCACTGTGTTTTACAGCAATTAGGAATCTGAATGTGGAACGCTTTTTGTTCCATATGAAGATTGTCTATTTTCCTGGAGAGCTGCTTCGTGAAGCTGGATGAAACAAAAGCTGAGTAGGCTGCTCAGACTTTGAGCAGTAGAATGAGAAAAATATAGCGATGCTTTTTATCGCGGATTTTTCTTATCTACTGTCGAAAAGTCTAGCCTGCAAAGCTAGACGTCAAAGAGAAGAACGCGACTGTTTCTGATCAATTTTCTCCCCATCCTACAAAAATTACCTTCTTTAATAGAAAGGACTCAAAAAATGACAGCAATCAATTTTGCCGTAATCGGCTATGGCGGGATGGGTTCATACCATATCCATAATATTATGCCTAATGAAAACGAACGAATCCATGTCGTTGGAACTTACGATATTTCAGGCGAACGTCAAAAAATTTCCAGTCAACACAAGCATAAAATCTACCATTCACTAGAAGAAGTCCTAACCGATGAAACGATCGAAGCAGTGTTGATCGCTACGCCAAATGATTCACATAAAGATCTAGCAATCCAAGCTTTGAAAGTTGGAAAACATGTTGTCTGTGAAAAACCAGTCACCATGAATGTAGAAGAATTGGACGAAGTGCTAAAGGTCGCTAAAGAGACAGGTCAAACCTTTATGGTTCATCAAAACCGACGCTGGGACCCTGATTTTTTGATCACACGAGAATTATACAAAAAACAACAAATCGGAGAATTATTCCAAATCGAATCACGCGTTCAAGGAGCAAATGGCATCCCGGGTGATTGGCGTCATGAGTTAAAACATGGCGGCGGTATGCTTTTAGATTGGGGTGTCCATTTATTAGATCAACTATTATTTTTAGTGGATAGCCGAATCGAAAAAGTATCTGCCGATTTAAGCTATATTCTTGGCGATGAGGTGGATGATGGCTTTATCACGTATATTATTTTTGAAAATGGCATTCGAGCAATTATCGAAGTTGGGACAACTAATTATACAAAATTACCTCGCTGGTATTTAAAAGGAACCCAAGGAACAGCCGTCATCCAAGATTGGGATCTTTCTGGTGAGATGATCGTTGATTCAGGCAAGAAAAATATCCAAGCACCAAAACCAATTCAAGCAGGCGTTGGTTTGACTAAAACCATGGCGCCACCATCAGAAGAAGCAACCGAGACGGTAGCATTACCCAAGGTTACTGCAGAATATGACACATTTTATAAAAATTTTTACAAAGTTGTTAGGGAACAAGCAGAACCCGTAGTTAAAAATGAAGAAGTCCGTCAAGTGATGGTTCTGATCGAAGAAATCTTTAAAGCAGCAAAAAGATGAATCAAATGAACGAAATAGCTTCATCCTAAAAGTAAAGTTCCCTAAATAGGGTACTTTACTTTTTTTTAGACTAAGCATAAAATATTAAAGAGCGGATTTAGGAAGAAGAAAAGGGAGAGTATTTGTGAAAAAAAAATTACAATTATTTAAAAAGAAACCAATTAAGTATTCATTGATCATAGTTGGAATGATTTTGTTGGTTTTTATCAGCAACTTATACTTACAGTGGTGTCAAAACGAATTATCATTTGATTTAGTAGCTAAATTTGCTTTTTCTTGGCATACTGAAAAATTTATTTTAGGTAGTCTAGTCTTGTTGCTATTTTTATTATTTCTATGTAGTGTAGCAGGTTCACTAATACTTGGAAGTGTCCTGTATGCAATTACGATCGGAATTTTAGGCTTTGCAGATTATCAAAAAATGTTTTACCGAACTGAGCCGATTTATCCAGATGATTTAAAAATGATTACGGAATTTGGTTTATTAAGAGAAATGATTGGAACGATTCCTTTTGTTATTATTATATTGATTGCAGCAATCGGTTTATTCTTTTTCGGCAGAGCCATTTATAAAAGCCGTCTGTTATCGAAAAAATGGCAGATCATACGAATCTCAGGCATAGTTATCACAGCAGCACTATTGCTGTATGTCAGCGATTTTAACAACCCAAATAATTTATTAAGGAAAGCCTATAACAAAACAGCGTTATGGATTCCCTATAGTCAAAAAATGAATTATTACAATACTGGATTTATGGGTGGATTTTTGTATAACTTAAAAGTTGATGCCATGGATAAACCAAAAAACTACTCAAAAAAGACCATTGAAGACATCACGACTAAATACACAAAAACAGCTCAAGCAACAAACAGTTTATCTGAAGAAAAGCCAAATATTATTTTTGTGATGAGTGAAAGTTTTTCAAATCCGCAAAATTTAAACGGTGTGACCGTCAATAAAGATCCTTTAAAAGAGTATTATGATATTGCAAAAACAACCTATAGTGGTCAAATGCTCTCGCAGAATTATGGTGGGGGAACAGCGAATATTGAATTTGAGGCACTGACCAGTTTCTCCATGGAATTATTCAATCCTCAACTGACAACGCCATACACAATGCTGATCCCTAAAATGAAGGAAGTTCCGTCGATTGTTTCGTTATTGAATCAGCAGGACTATCAAACAACCGCGATTCATCCTTATAATACATCGATGTATAAGCGTAAAGATGTCTATCAGACGATGGGCTTCGATCAGTTTATCAGTGAAGATACGATGAAATACACAGAAACACTTGAAAATAATCCTTATATTTCTGATGAGTCGGCATATAAAGAAGTATTCGATTTATTAAAAGAGGATCAAAAGCCGCAATTCGTTCATTTGGTAACGATGCAAACGCATATGCCATATAGCGATAAATACAAGAGCTCAGATTACTCTTCACAAAGTTTAGGAAACAAAAAAGCAATCGATAGCTACATGCAAGATGTTGCCTATAGCAGTGAAGCATTGAAACAATTTACAAGTTCATTGAAGGAGCTCAAAAGACGGACATTAGTTGTTTTTTGGGGTGATCATTTGCCTAGTATTTACTCAGATGAGATCAAATCGGCTAACGATGAAGTAAAAATACACCAAACGGAATTCTTAATGTATGACAATCAAGGAAAACTTAGCGAGAGAAACATACATGATGCAGTTACAAGTCCTTTTTACTTTACGCCTTCATTATTTGAACAAAGCGGCATGCAAATGACTGGTTTTTATCAATTGCTATCTGAATTAGAAAAACAAGTTCCAGCTTTTGAGAAAAGCTTCTATTATAAGGATAAACAATGGAGTAAAACACTTGCTCTAAATAAAGCACAAGAAGAATTATACGAAGACTATCGCTTGATTCAATATGATATTGTTTCTGGAGAAAATTATAGCTTAAAAACAGATTTTTTTAAATGAAACAAATGAGGTGAAAAGGAGTAAACGATGAGCTTTAAAAAGAAAGATAATCAAACGTATTATAATCCGATTCGTCGTGCCGTGTTGAACCACCAAATGATTCAACCAGGTGATAAAGTTGCAATTGGGATGAGTGGTGGCAAAGACAGCACAAGCTTGTTGTATTTTCTAGATATGATCAGCAAGCAAAAACGCTTAGGCTTTGAATTTGAAATCGTGCCGATCACATTAGCTATGGGGTTTGATATGGATATCAGCCCTTTGCAGGAATTTGTGGAAGGATTAGGGTATGAGCTGGACATTGTGCCGACTAATATTGCCCAAGTTGTCTTTGATATCCGAGAAGAACGCTCACCGTGTTCGCTTTGCGCCAAATTACGTCGAGGAATTTTGTATAAGCGTGCCAAAGAAGTTGGCTGCAATAAAGTGGCTTTAGGTCATCACCTAGATGATGCTATCGAAACGTATTTTATGAATTTTCTATTTCACGGTCAAATGGCTAGCTTTGATCCGATGAGCTATTTATCCAAAACAGATATCACCTTGATTCGCCCTTTACTTTATCTAGAAGAAAAACAGATCATTCAGTTTGTTCAAAGAGAAGAGCTCCCTGTGATTTTCAATCCATGTCCTGTTGATAAGAAAACCAAACGGGAAGAAATCAAACATCTTGTAAGTGGGTTAGCCCAAAGTTACCCTGATATTCGAGAGAAATTTATCATGGGGTTGGAGCAAGGGACATCTGAAAATTTTTGGACAAAGTCACTGCTATCACCTGAGTGAAAAAAGGAGTACTATGAAAAAAATTATTGTGTTGTTTTTGTTGGTACTTGGTGGTTGTTCGAAAATAGAGCCATCGAAAACTGAAGAAGTAAACCCTAAAGCAATTGAAAGCAAACAAGTCGAATTTGAATTTAAAGGGAAAAAATTGCTCATTACGAATCACTCGGAAAAGATTATGACATTGATAGAAACTGATACAACCTATTCTATAGAAGAAAAGGGAAAATGGCAGACGATCGATCAAATTTCAGGTTCGCTTTCAATTACGTACAATGTGTTAAGTAAAGAAGTGTACGAATACGATCTTACCAAAGAACTGTCGGAAATTGGTACCAATAAAATCAAAGTGACAGTTGTTTATACCTTTGAAACTGGTGATGAAACAAACCAATATGAAAAAGAGCTGATCTACAAAGAATAGCAGGAACTGCAAACTATTGAAACACAAAAAGACCACCTGAATATCTATCAGATGGCCTTTTTGTGTTTATGAGGGATCGACGCATTTTGCTAGTGTTTCCTTAATAGAGGCAACCACATCATAATGTTTCACATTCAACGTAGGGAAGGTATCATTAGGATCTAGATACAAATCATATTCCTGCATCATCGCTGATTTTGTCGAATGAATACCATGTTCCAAACCAGCTTTTGCCGCTTCAGCATCAATACCTTCGTAAATGGCTTTGACATCATTATAAGAAACGACTGGGACTGCTGTATCTTGTCCTAAAGCGTCGACCATCATTTGATAAAATTCTTGATATTTCATATTGGTATCACCAATTGCATACGTGCTGCGGTGTGTCCCGTTTTCCATGGCACCAACGGCGGCCTCAGCAACTTGTTCAACAGTTACCATTGCAGTGCCGCCTTTTAGTGCTGGGAAAACATCTTGACCTTTGATTTGTTCTGTAAACATTTTCCATAGCGGTTCACGGCCTGGCATTGTACCGAAAATATAAGGCAGACGTAAAGAGGTTACAGTCATGCTGCCGTCACCTTCTGCAAAAGCTACTTGTTCTTGTAATAAGCGCATCATTGGGTAAGCCTCAAGTGTTAAATTTGATTCAGGCAAACGCTCAGCGAATTCAGCAAAGTAAGAGCCAAAAACAACAAAATCTTTCACACCAGCTTCTTTAGCCAAGTAAGCTAAACGTTGAGTAGGCAATACATTTGCTTCGTAGAAAAATTTAGACGCAGGTTTTTTCGGAACGACACGTTCGTCTGCTCCAGCTGCATAAATAAAACCAACACAACCTTCAAGCATGGCTAAGATTGCTTCATCTGTCATATCATTGATATTTCCCAGAGTGACTGAAACATCACTAGAAAATAAATCCTCAGCTGGCATTGGCGGTAAAGAAATCGTAGCGACTTCATAGCCTTTTTTCAATAATTCTTCCGTTGTATAATACCCTAAAAAACCAGTTCCACCTAACACAAAAACTTTTTTACTCATGAGTAAAACCTCCTAAAATCTATTTGTGATATGAATCACATGTACAACTATAGTATAATCGTAATGAAGAGGAAATGTTGGACGCGAGAAATACAATTCTTATCCTAAATGAACAAAGGAGTGGTGTTATGAAAGCAAGTCTTCCTTATACTGGAACTAGTTACTATGGTTTTGAATTAACAAAAGCTGATTTTATTGTAAGAAACGAACGGTACAAAACTGCAACGGCTAAGACGAGCCGTATGACTGTTCAATTTCTTTTTATAAAAAACGGTTCTGGAAAAGTTCAGATCAATAATCAAGAATACCTAGTGGAAAAGGGGAGTGTACTTTGGCTATTTTCATATCATGTGTATCATTTTGTTGAAATTTATGAAGAAATCCAAGCCATCACTTTTGACCTTTCTTTAAATGTTTTAATGTTGTCCTCCTTGACTACCCGTTCGGTTGAACAGCATATGAGTTTTTTTGAATATTGGGACACACCTGTTCTTAAATGTGAAGAGAAGGACTTTACGTATTTATTAACGATTTTTACCCATGGACTGCAAGAATATGAGCAACAAGAGCGACTCTACGATCTATCGTTGCTTGCGGATTTATATCAAGTAATTGTCTGGTTTGAACGAACGGCAAGACATCAATGGACTCGTGAAAAACCAATTCGTGAGATCAGCTCCAAAATTTTGTTATATGTTCATTTTCATTATAGAGAAGAGTTGCTACTCAACGAAATAGCGGATAAATTTAAAAGTACACCGCAAACGATCAATCGAGGACTAAAGAAATTAACGGGAAAAACATTTGTAGAAAATCTGATTGACGTTCGCATCAATAATGCTTTAGCAATGTTAAAGTTTGAGGAGCTAGATATCGCTTTTATTGCTGATTTTATCGGCTATCGGTCAGTTCCTAGTTTTAATAAACAATTTAAGGCTATGACAGGTTATTCACCTACAGAAGTTAGAAAAATTAGAGCAACTGATAAGAAAATGAATTCGTTTCGTTTTCAAAACAGTCTCCCCTTTGAAATCTATACGTATATTAATCAACACTATAGTGAACCAATTTCAATTCAAACCGCAGCTAAATATTTTTATTCTAGCCCAACTAAAATCGATCAAATCGTCTTGGATGAGTTTTCAATGACCTTTAATGCGTTGGTAGAATATAATCGAATGTTATTTGCCCGTTCTCTTTTATTGAGCTCATCTAAAAAGATCAGTGAGATCGCTGAAGCCTGTGGCTATCAGTCGATTCGCACCTTCAACCGGAATTTTTTAACTTTTTGGGGCAATACGCCGAAAAAATATAAAGAACTGCTGACTAATAAATAGAAGAAAAAGACAGAATAACTAGTTTCTAAAAATCAACTACTTACTCTGTCTTTTTCACATTAAATGAACGAATTTATTTTCCGTTCCAACCTTTTAGGAAGCCTTTGGCAATTTGGTCGGAGTGTTCAAAGGCTTGTTTGGCAAGATAACCACCGATAGGAATTAATAAAGCTGCTGGCCCAATGCCACCTTTAATATCTTTTAGTTTTTTTTCTGAAATCACTTTTTTCAAAATAATCATTCCTTTCAAATTATCCTTTGATTGCTCCATAGATTCCTTTTGCAGTACAAACAGGATTCGCAAAATTTAAAGAAGATAATGAACATTTCGTATAGGCTCCTAGGCCAACGCCATAACGTTCCCAAAAACCATCATTACTTCCACCACAAATCTTTTTTAATTCTTGCTCGTTCAATTCTTTTTTGATCATTTTCTTACCTCTTTCTTTCATTTTTTATTTTTACTTCCTCTCCAATAAAAGTAGAGAGTCAAAGTTAAAACGATTATTGTAATTCCGATAAAATTCGTTAATAAAAAGCTATCGATTCTAAAATAAATCGATACTGTATCATTAATCCAATCCGCAATAATGTAACTGATTATGACACTTATTGTTTTTTCAGTAATAGAAGCTATGTCAATTCCTTTTTCAACTATTTTTATTATCCTGATCCTTTCGTTAGAAGTCTTTTTCAATTGTTTTGTTCTCCTTTCGACGATCGTTGATTCTTCATACTGGTACGGCCCTTTTTTTTGCGAGACCTTGCTACATACTTGATTATATAGTGGCTTATTTAATTTGTGTTAAAAAGATCCTGAATACTGTTGATTTCATTCTTGAATGAGCTAAATAGCACTTTTCATTCATTCGAGAACGATTTAACCGTGGTTCAGGAAGTTTTTTTATGTTATATAGAAATTGTGTCATACTAAATTTAGTAAATTCATATAGGGAGGGAAAACAAATGGATATCAAAAAAATTAAGAATGTAAAAAAATGTTCCGATAAACAATTATTGGTTGTAAGAGGAGGAACTAATTTATATAATGGAAAACCAATTTCTAATGTTGCACAGTGTGTGTTTTCTTTTTTCAAGAAATGTTAAATAGTGATTCTTTTTGATATAATTTAATCAGGAGGGGATCACTTGATTAATATTAATACAAAAGCTTACATATTAAGGATGATTGTGGATCTTTTTTATTTATACGGGTTACTTTTTTATATTAATAAAAATGACTACACTAAGAAAAAATTAGCGATCATCTTTATTTTCCTACCAATAACCTTTATTTTCCAATTATTTAGTGGTCTGGCAGATATGATTCCTATTTTGAGCAGTTATTTTTTATTAAAAAGAAACGGGAAATTTAATCATATTCTTTTAAACAAGCTTACTTTATGTATGCTTATAAATGACGTTTCATCAATCGTAAGCTCAATTATTATGTATTTTGGGTTTTCACATGGTGGAATAAAAGGGTACACGTATATTTTTATTCAATTGATTTTGAAATTGTTTCTACTATCACTTTTTATCATGTTATACAAAAAATTACATGTTAACTCAGTAATTGAGCATTATAGCTCCGAATTAACATCAGTTCTGATGATTTATCTATTTGCAGTTTCTTTACTTGTCTCATATGCGGCTCATTATTATGAGGCATTTGATCAATTTATTATGGGAGTGACGGGTTTCATTATTGTTCAAACTATATTTGTTATCTTATTTTTTATCCGAATCACATTAAGGCAAAAAGAGAAATACGAACAACAATTAGAAAAACAAGAATTGATTAATTTAAAAAATTATACAGACCAATTAGAACAGAATCAAGAACAATTATCAAAATTCAAACATGACTATAAAAATATTTTACTAAGTCTAAAAGAGGCTTCAGCGAATAGTGAAAATCAGGTGTTCTTTGAGCAAGTGCAAGAGTTGGAAAACTATTCGAATCATTACATTTCAACATCGGATTTGAACTACGGTCACTGCCAAAATATTAAAAATATGTATTTGAAAAGTCTGATTATCTCTAAGTTTCATGAAGCAAAGAAACAACAAGTTTACTTTAAATTTGAGTGCTATGAAGTAGTCGAAAAAATTCCGATGCCGATTTTTGATTGTATTCGTGTTTTAGGTATTGTTCTTGATAATGCAATCGAAGCGACAAGTGAAAATGAAGAACGTACAATATCGTTTATGATTCATCAAGATAATTATCAACTGGAATTTTATATTGAAAATTCTTTTCAAGATCTAGATATTCCTCTAAACTCTCTACTAAAAAAAGGCTTTACAACTAAAGGAAATCATCAAGGTTTAGGATTGAGTACAATTAAGGATATAAACAAAAAGAATAAGAATATGTTTGTTCAATACCAAAAAGATCAATATAAATTTTCCACTCAGATCATCTTGATTTGGGAGTAAGGGAGGCAGTATGAGTTATCCGATTATTATTTGTGAAGATCAAATTATCCAATTAAATCAAATTGAGACTATTATTCAGAATTTTATTCTCTTTCATAATAATCTTTTTCAAATTACCTTAAAAACACAGAGTCCAGAAGAAGTAAAAAAATACCTGCATAAATTTAAACCAAAGCAGGGAATTTATTTTCTGGATATTGATTTAAATCATAAAATGAATGGGATCGAACTTGCAGAGGAGATACGATCACATGATGTACAGGCAAAGATTATTTTTA is a window encoding:
- a CDS encoding Gfo/Idh/MocA family protein, producing the protein MTLKVGIIGCGGIANGKHLPALAQVKEVEMVAFCDLISERAEEAKMHYGALTAKTFINYQEMLEEMDLDVVHVCTPNSTHAELSIAAMEADCHVMCEKPMAKTSAEARSMIEAASETGKKLTIGYQNRFRKDATYLHEICDEGELGDIYFAKAHAIRRRAVPTWGVFLDEEAQGGGPLIDIGTHALDLTLWMMDNYKPKYVVGKAYHKLSETENAANAWGSWDPEKFTVEDSAFGFIMMENGATIFLESSWALNSLDVKEAKTTLHGTKGGADMNDGLTINGEDHSTLFEKKIELEPGGVDFYDGAGDKPEVLEAQSWIDAIINDTEPVVKPEQALVVTEILEAIYKASETNQPVFFN
- a CDS encoding ThuA domain-containing protein, which encodes MIQVTVWNEFRHEKTDEAVKKVYPDGIHQQIAQFLKEDDFSVRTATLDEPEHGLTEEVLANTDVLIWWGHVAHQEVSDEIVQRVYQCVLEGMGLVVLHSGHMSKIFMKLMGTSCDLKWREAQEHCRIWTVAPSHPIVEGIGEYIELEKEEMYGEHFDIPTPDDLIFISWYPGGEVFRSGCTYHRGNGKIFYFQPGHETYPSYYNKEIQKVIKNGIRWCQPTQNAYPNYGHHEPLESITNKKGNEQ
- a CDS encoding sugar phosphate isomerase/epimerase family protein, whose protein sequence is MKLGVFTPLFNNLSFEEMIDTVSKAGLEAVEIGTGGSPGNAHLDIDQLLASSEARKEYLAKLADKGLTISALSCHNNPISPLKETAQEADQLLQKTIKLASLMNVSVVNGFSGVSGGNATDTQVNWPVLPWPTEYDDNYNYQWEKKLIPYWKNINTIAEDAGVKIGIELHGGFLCHTPYTMLKLREATGKAIGCNLDPSHLWWQGIDPVAAVKILGEAGAIHHFHAKDTYLDQDNINMHGLTDMQPYGNVKTRAWTFRSVGCGHDLKVWSDIISALRIYGYDYVLSIEHEDPIMSTEEGLNRAITNLKSIMIKEQPAEMWWV
- a CDS encoding Gfo/Idh/MocA family protein → MTAINFAVIGYGGMGSYHIHNIMPNENERIHVVGTYDISGERQKISSQHKHKIYHSLEEVLTDETIEAVLIATPNDSHKDLAIQALKVGKHVVCEKPVTMNVEELDEVLKVAKETGQTFMVHQNRRWDPDFLITRELYKKQQIGELFQIESRVQGANGIPGDWRHELKHGGGMLLDWGVHLLDQLLFLVDSRIEKVSADLSYILGDEVDDGFITYIIFENGIRAIIEVGTTNYTKLPRWYLKGTQGTAVIQDWDLSGEMIVDSGKKNIQAPKPIQAGVGLTKTMAPPSEEATETVALPKVTAEYDTFYKNFYKVVREQAEPVVKNEEVRQVMVLIEEIFKAAKR
- a CDS encoding LTA synthase family protein gives rise to the protein MKKKLQLFKKKPIKYSLIIVGMILLVFISNLYLQWCQNELSFDLVAKFAFSWHTEKFILGSLVLLLFLLFLCSVAGSLILGSVLYAITIGILGFADYQKMFYRTEPIYPDDLKMITEFGLLREMIGTIPFVIIILIAAIGLFFFGRAIYKSRLLSKKWQIIRISGIVITAALLLYVSDFNNPNNLLRKAYNKTALWIPYSQKMNYYNTGFMGGFLYNLKVDAMDKPKNYSKKTIEDITTKYTKTAQATNSLSEEKPNIIFVMSESFSNPQNLNGVTVNKDPLKEYYDIAKTTYSGQMLSQNYGGGTANIEFEALTSFSMELFNPQLTTPYTMLIPKMKEVPSIVSLLNQQDYQTTAIHPYNTSMYKRKDVYQTMGFDQFISEDTMKYTETLENNPYISDESAYKEVFDLLKEDQKPQFVHLVTMQTHMPYSDKYKSSDYSSQSLGNKKAIDSYMQDVAYSSEALKQFTSSLKELKRRTLVVFWGDHLPSIYSDEIKSANDEVKIHQTEFLMYDNQGKLSERNIHDAVTSPFYFTPSLFEQSGMQMTGFYQLLSELEKQVPAFEKSFYYKDKQWSKTLALNKAQEELYEDYRLIQYDIVSGENYSLKTDFFK
- a CDS encoding tRNA 2-thiocytidine biosynthesis TtcA family protein, yielding MSFKKKDNQTYYNPIRRAVLNHQMIQPGDKVAIGMSGGKDSTSLLYFLDMISKQKRLGFEFEIVPITLAMGFDMDISPLQEFVEGLGYELDIVPTNIAQVVFDIREERSPCSLCAKLRRGILYKRAKEVGCNKVALGHHLDDAIETYFMNFLFHGQMASFDPMSYLSKTDITLIRPLLYLEEKQIIQFVQREELPVIFNPCPVDKKTKREEIKHLVSGLAQSYPDIREKFIMGLEQGTSENFWTKSLLSPE
- a CDS encoding NAD-dependent epimerase/dehydratase family protein; protein product: MSKKVFVLGGTGFLGYYTTEELLKKGYEVATISLPPMPAEDLFSSDVSVTLGNINDMTDEAILAMLEGCVGFIYAAGADERVVPKKPASKFFYEANVLPTQRLAYLAKEAGVKDFVVFGSYFAEFAERLPESNLTLEAYPMMRLLQEQVAFAEGDGSMTVTSLRLPYIFGTMPGREPLWKMFTEQIKGQDVFPALKGGTAMVTVEQVAEAAVGAMENGTHRSTYAIGDTNMKYQEFYQMMVDALGQDTAVPVVSYNDVKAIYEGIDAEAAKAGLEHGIHSTKSAMMQEYDLYLDPNDTFPTLNVKHYDVVASIKETLAKCVDPS
- a CDS encoding helix-turn-helix transcriptional regulator; this encodes MKASLPYTGTSYYGFELTKADFIVRNERYKTATAKTSRMTVQFLFIKNGSGKVQINNQEYLVEKGSVLWLFSYHVYHFVEIYEEIQAITFDLSLNVLMLSSLTTRSVEQHMSFFEYWDTPVLKCEEKDFTYLLTIFTHGLQEYEQQERLYDLSLLADLYQVIVWFERTARHQWTREKPIREISSKILLYVHFHYREELLLNEIADKFKSTPQTINRGLKKLTGKTFVENLIDVRINNALAMLKFEELDIAFIADFIGYRSVPSFNKQFKAMTGYSPTEVRKIRATDKKMNSFRFQNSLPFEIYTYINQHYSEPISIQTAAKYFYSSPTKIDQIVLDEFSMTFNALVEYNRMLFARSLLLSSSKKISEIAEACGYQSIRTFNRNFLTFWGNTPKKYKELLTNK
- a CDS encoding bacteriocin, coding for MKKVISEKKLKDIKGGIGPAALLIPIGGYLAKQAFEHSDQIAKGFLKGWNGK